From a single Theropithecus gelada isolate Dixy chromosome 10, Tgel_1.0, whole genome shotgun sequence genomic region:
- the NAA20 gene encoding N-alpha-acetyltransferase 20 isoform X1, with translation MTTLRAFTCDDLFRFNNINLDPLTETYGIPFYLQYLAHWPEYFIVAEAPGGELMGYIMGKAEGSVAREEWHGHVTALSVAPEFRRLGLAAKLMELLEEISERKGGFFVDLFVRVSNQVAVNMYKQLGYSVYRTVIEYYSASNGEPDEDAYDMRKALSRDTEKKSIIPLPHPVRPEDIE, from the exons ATGACCACGCTACGGGCCTTCACCTGCGACGACCTGTTCCGCTTCAACAACAT TAACTTGGATCCGCTTACAGAAACT TATGGGATTCCTTTCTACCTACAGTACCTCGCCCACTGGCCAGAGTATTTCATAGTTGCAGAGGCACCTGGTGGAGAATTAATGGGTTATA tTATGGGTAAAGCAGAAGGCTCAGTAGCCAGGGAAGAATGGCACGGGCATGTCACAGCTCTGTCTGTTGCCCCAGAATTTCGACGCCTTGGTTTGGCTGCTAAACTTATGGAGTTACTAGAGGAGATTTCAGAAAG aaagggtgGATTTTTTGTCGATCTCTTTGTAAGAGTATCTAACCAAGTTGCAGTTAACATGTACAAGCAGTTGGGCTACAGTGTATATAGGACGGTCATAGAGTACTATTCGGCCAGCAACGGGGAGCCTGATGAGGACGCTTATG ATATGAGGAAAGCACTTTCCAGGGACACTGAGAAGAAATCCATCATACCATTACCTCATCCTGTGAGGCCTGAAGACATTGAATAA
- the NAA20 gene encoding N-alpha-acetyltransferase 20 isoform X2, producing the protein MLSQSCNLDPLTETYGIPFYLQYLAHWPEYFIVAEAPGGELMGYIMGKAEGSVAREEWHGHVTALSVAPEFRRLGLAAKLMELLEEISERKGGFFVDLFVRVSNQVAVNMYKQLGYSVYRTVIEYYSASNGEPDEDAYDMRKALSRDTEKKSIIPLPHPVRPEDIE; encoded by the exons ATGCTGTCTCAGTCATG TAACTTGGATCCGCTTACAGAAACT TATGGGATTCCTTTCTACCTACAGTACCTCGCCCACTGGCCAGAGTATTTCATAGTTGCAGAGGCACCTGGTGGAGAATTAATGGGTTATA tTATGGGTAAAGCAGAAGGCTCAGTAGCCAGGGAAGAATGGCACGGGCATGTCACAGCTCTGTCTGTTGCCCCAGAATTTCGACGCCTTGGTTTGGCTGCTAAACTTATGGAGTTACTAGAGGAGATTTCAGAAAG aaagggtgGATTTTTTGTCGATCTCTTTGTAAGAGTATCTAACCAAGTTGCAGTTAACATGTACAAGCAGTTGGGCTACAGTGTATATAGGACGGTCATAGAGTACTATTCGGCCAGCAACGGGGAGCCTGATGAGGACGCTTATG ATATGAGGAAAGCACTTTCCAGGGACACTGAGAAGAAATCCATCATACCATTACCTCATCCTGTGAGGCCTGAAGACATTGAATAA
- the NAA20 gene encoding N-alpha-acetyltransferase 20 isoform X3 yields MTTLRAFTCDDLFRFNNINLDPLTETYGIPFYLQYLAHWPEYFIVAEAPGGELMGYIMGKAEGSVAREEWHGHVTALSVAPEFRRLGLAAKLMELLEEISERYEESTFQGH; encoded by the exons ATGACCACGCTACGGGCCTTCACCTGCGACGACCTGTTCCGCTTCAACAACAT TAACTTGGATCCGCTTACAGAAACT TATGGGATTCCTTTCTACCTACAGTACCTCGCCCACTGGCCAGAGTATTTCATAGTTGCAGAGGCACCTGGTGGAGAATTAATGGGTTATA tTATGGGTAAAGCAGAAGGCTCAGTAGCCAGGGAAGAATGGCACGGGCATGTCACAGCTCTGTCTGTTGCCCCAGAATTTCGACGCCTTGGTTTGGCTGCTAAACTTATGGAGTTACTAGAGGAGATTTCAGAAAG ATATGAGGAAAGCACTTTCCAGGGACACTGA